The nucleotide sequence GCTTCCTCATATACTCTCCGTATGCTCCAATCCATTATGAGATAAGGTGTTGAAAAAGTCTAGTTGTATAAAAATTTAGATCGATTGTATATTAATTCATGTAAGCCTATCAACAGCCGCCTTCTTGTGTATATCTATGTGCGTTCGCCCTGGAATCGTGTTATGAAGCTATTTACAAAATCAACCACCCGGATAGCTCGGATCAACTATTCAAAGCGGTAAAATCGATTTTCAGGGATGTCGCAGAAGTATTCTCACCGGATGTTGTACCTTCGCTCCAGAAATACACGGTATCAGAATGCACCGACCCATCTTGGGTAAAAGTAATTATGCCTGTGTTCGAATCCAAGGCCAAGTACGACGGAAGTGTCGACGACTTAAATATCACTGTTTCCGAAGGTGTAACGGTACCATCAAGTTGAAGTATGATAGTGTGGGTTATTAGATAATTGAATTCATACTGAATTCCCTCTATTGCAGGTTCCTGATCAACAAGGTCGGTTCCATCTCTTTGTGCACCCACCACCGCGGGAATAACCGCGGGAATACCTGTCTCTTCACTCCCGCTTCCTCCTCCATTACAGGAGAAAATCACCCCGGCATAAATTAATATTAGTATTCCATCAAGAACCAGATCAGAGTAAAATCTACGTTTCTTCATATTCCACACCTCGCTTTTCTTCTATTTTTCCGTCGCCGTCGGCCTCCTCTCAGTTCATATATTGCAATGCATCGGTCTACCAACCTTGGTTAACCGGAAACAGCCGAAAAATCGATACGCAAAGGTGTATCCGATGTATCATCGCCGGACGTTACGCCTTCGCTCCAGAACTCCACAGTATCGGAGTGCTCCGACCAGTCAGGCGTAACGGTAATTACCCCTGTTGTTTCATTCAGGGACAGATACGACGGCAGCGGCGACGAGCGGAACAGGATCGACTCTGATGGGCTCACTGAACCATCAAGTACAAGCTGTACATCAAAGGAGCCGGCGCCATACCAGAAGCTTACCTGAATACCCTCCGTCGCCGGATCTTCATCGGCAATGTCTGCTCCAACTACATCGGGAATCCCGGTCGGCGGCTCCTCCCCATCCTTCTCGTACCAGTCCTCATACTCCATTCCCCCGCTTTCCCGCCAGTCGGTAAAATACGGGTAGACCTCCTCAATTCTCTGCCCTTCCGCCGGATGTTCCCAGTCAGCAGGAATCAGCAGGGCCCAGGGGAAGCCGTCGGCATCGATGAAGCGGTCATGGGGATTGATCGAGTTTTTCAAAGGCTCGGCGTCAATCAGGTGAATATCATGCCGGGTATCTTGAACATAAAGGTACGGATTGTAGGGCGGGCTGGAGATTGCCGAGGGGTCCTGAGGGGTGTCGAACTCCAGGACAAACCAGGCGTTTTTTCCTACGGCACCGGCGGTGCGCTCAAACAGAACAATCTCCGCAGGGGCCTTGGGTCTGCCGCCCAGGCGGGCGCTCTGGCCGCCCCGGTTTGTAAAGCTCCCCGTAAGGTTCGCCTGGCCGGTGTAGGAGTCTATCCGTATGCCAAAGGAGTGGTTGTAGCCTGCAAGCTTCTGCACCGCTTCGGCCTGCACCTCTACCCGGGTAATCATGCCGTCGGCATTCAAAATCTCATTAATCGTGTAGGTAGCAATAAAATCGTTATAATCCGCATCCCCCGCATTTTTCCGGCCGAAAAGGTCCTCAAAGGCAATGGTTATGCTTTCGGCTGCGGGAACGTTCATCTCGAAGGCTGCTGTGGGATCATCGGGGTAAAGATCATACTTATCCGGAACTCCGTCGCCGTCGGTATCCTTCATCGGGCCAGTACCCTTGCTCTGCATATTCAGACTCTTTGAGCCCGAGTCCTTCTCCCGCAGCATCGACATGGTCCTGCTTATTACGGAAAATTTGGCCATGTTGGCGACAGTCACACGCCTGGTCTCAAAGCCCTCAGCCTCAAGGACCAGCTCGATATCCTTCGATGCGGAGGGCAAATGCAATGTCTGCTTCAGGGCTGCATCGGCGGAGACTCCTGCCGCATAGAGGCGGTTCCCCGCTGAATCCTTTACAGTA is from Marispirochaeta sp. and encodes:
- a CDS encoding LruC domain-containing protein — encoded protein: MKKNYGILVTAILIVLSFAACQFPLDNSTSVGTTDSAEYLLPPDTVEDSPRVFSGNFTYETLVAVELDLRFELYDSDETEGLVKLSFDGSEENQAPKVYVTVKDSAGNRLYAAGVSADAALKQTLHLPSASKDIELVLEAEGFETRRVTVANMAKFSVISRTMSMLREKDSGSKSLNMQSKGTGPMKDTDGDGVPDKYDLYPDDPTAAFEMNVPAAESITIAFEDLFGRKNAGDADYNDFIATYTINEILNADGMITRVEVQAEAVQKLAGYNHSFGIRIDSYTGQANLTGSFTNRGGQSARLGGRPKAPAEIVLFERTAGAVGKNAWFVLEFDTPQDPSAISSPPYNPYLYVQDTRHDIHLIDAEPLKNSINPHDRFIDADGFPWALLIPADWEHPAEGQRIEEVYPYFTDWRESGGMEYEDWYEKDGEEPPTGIPDVVGADIADEDPATEGIQVSFWYGAGSFDVQLVLDGSVSPSESILFRSSPLPSYLSLNETTGVITVTPDWSEHSDTVEFWSEGVTSGDDTSDTPLRIDFSAVSG